The following are encoded together in the Pararhizobium qamdonense genome:
- a CDS encoding DUF982 domain-containing protein: protein MNTTIWDANVEVKKECVDHFDVIRNPREALAYLLSQWPEGKGASHANAKRACLGALAGTNTNAEARAAFEFAAREAGILRRN from the coding sequence ATGAACACAACGATTTGGGACGCAAACGTCGAGGTAAAAAAGGAGTGCGTGGATCATTTTGACGTTATTCGGAATCCGCGCGAGGCACTCGCCTACTTGTTGTCGCAGTGGCCAGAAGGCAAAGGAGCTAGCCATGCCAATGCCAAGCGGGCGTGCTTGGGTGCTCTGGCGGGAACAAACACGAACGCCGAAGCTCGAGCTGCATTTGAATTCGCTGCGCGTGAAGCCGGCATTCTCCGGCGGAACTGA
- a CDS encoding OmpA family protein produces the protein MTIRSRLFATVAFPLLTMVVAVEPALADSLMKPFEVAQEGGISKDGGQQAPEEPSRKKRKQGAEHSQEEPAAEDVEPSRAEPKKRQRPEQQQEAQPPKEEQPSRAERNKRQRAEQQQQEEIQSSGENDVGKAADKKAKARAKREKSQNADQQQQEEPRPAPDDEAAETAKERATARPERQKRQDAEGQQQKDAQPSSENEAAQKTAQENRRIRAQQKAPAKQEDGQQPVAEGDLRPAIDADASETRPKAIPDIVDTRSNGENQKVARDPAASNDTIALPVDNGAAVLDSDKDADNADGDARETRRKQRERARAKEENVEVPKSDEEAQSSLNERSPSREKLDANIKEQGRRVDGVPEFNAKDLIDAFTGNDGRRPRIDDSRDNRLVLDFDNQLIVRGDDRPRLRLNARETYYEELSGGRSREVIQRPNGIRIVTIYNRYGDIIQRTRIAQDGREYLMIYAAETDNDPRPPLYDVGQDLPPMRLRVPVRDYIIDTSSEPDRDYYDFLAEPPVEQVERTYSIDEVRNSARIRDKVRRIDLDIITFATGSAEVPMSQANTLRKVADAMLQVIKKDPGETFFIEGHTDAVGGNEPNLVLSDERAESVASLLTEVYDIPAENLVTQGYGERFLKVRTEEAEQQNRRVTVRRVTPLVRPVAQN, from the coding sequence ATGACCATTCGATCCAGACTTTTTGCGACCGTCGCATTTCCGCTGCTGACGATGGTTGTCGCGGTCGAGCCTGCTCTAGCAGACAGCCTGATGAAGCCGTTTGAGGTCGCGCAGGAAGGCGGCATCTCAAAGGACGGCGGCCAACAGGCACCGGAGGAACCATCGCGCAAGAAGCGCAAGCAAGGTGCCGAACATTCCCAAGAGGAGCCGGCTGCCGAGGACGTTGAGCCGAGCCGCGCTGAGCCCAAAAAGCGCCAGCGGCCCGAGCAGCAGCAGGAAGCACAGCCGCCTAAAGAAGAACAACCGAGTCGTGCCGAGCGGAACAAGCGCCAGCGGGCGGAACAGCAACAGCAGGAAGAAATCCAGTCCTCCGGCGAGAACGACGTAGGCAAGGCAGCTGATAAGAAGGCCAAGGCGCGTGCTAAACGCGAGAAGTCTCAAAATGCCGACCAGCAACAGCAGGAGGAACCCCGGCCCGCCCCCGATGACGAGGCGGCCGAGACTGCAAAGGAACGGGCGACGGCACGTCCCGAACGCCAGAAGCGCCAGGATGCAGAAGGCCAGCAACAGAAGGATGCTCAGCCTTCCAGTGAGAATGAGGCTGCTCAGAAGACTGCCCAAGAAAATCGACGTATTCGCGCCCAGCAGAAAGCCCCGGCCAAACAAGAAGACGGACAGCAGCCGGTGGCTGAAGGCGATCTGCGCCCGGCAATTGACGCCGATGCGAGTGAGACTCGACCCAAGGCTATCCCGGACATCGTAGATACGCGCAGCAATGGAGAAAATCAGAAAGTTGCCCGCGATCCCGCAGCTTCCAACGATACGATTGCGCTGCCCGTCGACAACGGTGCCGCCGTTCTGGACAGCGACAAGGATGCCGACAACGCCGACGGCGATGCCCGCGAAACGCGCCGCAAGCAGCGTGAGCGTGCCCGCGCCAAAGAAGAGAATGTGGAGGTTCCGAAATCGGATGAGGAAGCTCAGTCGAGCCTCAACGAACGTAGTCCAAGCCGCGAGAAATTGGACGCAAACATCAAGGAACAAGGTCGCCGTGTCGATGGCGTTCCCGAATTCAACGCCAAAGACTTGATTGATGCTTTTACCGGCAACGACGGCCGTCGGCCGCGGATTGACGACAGCCGCGACAACAGGTTGGTTCTCGATTTTGACAACCAGCTCATCGTGCGGGGCGACGACCGTCCGCGCCTGCGCCTCAACGCCCGCGAAACCTATTATGAAGAACTCTCAGGCGGGCGGTCCCGCGAGGTCATCCAACGGCCGAACGGTATTCGCATCGTGACGATCTATAATCGCTACGGCGATATCATTCAGCGTACGCGCATCGCCCAGGACGGGCGCGAATATTTGATGATCTATGCGGCCGAGACCGACAACGATCCACGTCCGCCACTTTACGATGTCGGCCAGGACCTGCCCCCGATGCGCCTGCGCGTGCCGGTTCGCGACTACATCATCGACACGTCGAGCGAGCCAGATCGTGACTACTATGACTTCCTTGCGGAGCCGCCGGTGGAACAAGTCGAGCGCACTTACTCAATCGACGAGGTGAGGAACTCCGCTCGTATCCGTGATAAAGTGCGTCGTATCGATCTCGATATAATCACCTTTGCCACGGGCAGCGCGGAAGTGCCGATGTCGCAGGCGAATACCCTGCGGAAAGTTGCAGACGCGATGCTGCAGGTGATCAAGAAAGACCCCGGAGAAACCTTTTTCATCGAAGGTCATACCGATGCGGTCGGTGGCAACGAGCCGAACCTCGTACTCTCGGACGAACGTGCTGAATCGGTCGCTTCTCTGCTGACCGAAGTCTACGACATCCCGGCTGAAAACCTGGTGACGCAAGGTTATGGCGAGCGCTTCCTCAAGGTCCGCACAGAGGAAGCCGAACAACAGAACCGCCGGGTGACTGTCCGTCGCGTCACGCCGCTTGTGCGTCCCGTAGCCCAGAATTAG